In Pseudomonas putida, a genomic segment contains:
- a CDS encoding CsiV family protein, producing the protein MRAIRCLTLLLALFAPAAFAEGLYQVEMILVRQNAVPAVTSPFAPEDWSAGAPRLDSSAERRLALEDEATRLEATADYTVLLHKAWQQQVGSEPSRIALGAGEERFGHFPIEGNLSLTEGRFISVQANFWVNDLDSNGNVLRSEQFKQINSNMKGGQLTFIDGGHLALLLKVTPPIAPKMPANPEMMEQ; encoded by the coding sequence ATGCGTGCCATCCGTTGCCTGACCCTGCTGCTGGCGTTGTTCGCGCCAGCCGCCTTCGCCGAAGGCCTGTATCAGGTAGAAATGATCCTGGTGCGGCAGAACGCCGTGCCTGCGGTGACCAGCCCGTTCGCCCCCGAAGACTGGAGCGCCGGCGCACCACGCCTGGACAGCAGCGCCGAACGGCGCCTGGCGCTGGAGGACGAAGCCACCCGCCTGGAGGCCACCGCCGACTATACCGTGCTGCTGCACAAGGCCTGGCAGCAACAGGTCGGCAGCGAGCCGAGCCGCATCGCCCTGGGCGCAGGTGAAGAGCGCTTTGGCCACTTCCCCATCGAAGGCAACCTGAGCCTCACCGAGGGCCGCTTCATCAGCGTCCAGGCCAACTTCTGGGTCAACGACCTCGACAGCAACGGCAACGTGTTGCGCAGCGAGCAGTTCAAGCAGATCAACAGCAACATGAAGGGCGGCCAACTGACCTTCATCGACGGCGGCCACCTGGCGCTGCTGCTCAAGGTCACCCCACCCATTGCGCCGAAGATGCCGGCGAACCCGGAGATGATGGAGCAGTGA